From one Cytophagales bacterium genomic stretch:
- a CDS encoding DUF433 domain-containing protein, producing the protein MNHEFILSLYGSGWSEKQIIESYPHLTCESLRALFLYVQECMKEVESDKEICKIYGNET; encoded by the coding sequence ATTAATCATGAATTTATACTCAGTCTTTATGGATCTGGCTGGAGTGAGAAACAGATTATAGAAAGCTATCCTCATCTTACATGTGAAAGTTTGAGAGCACTATTTTTATATGTACAGGAATGTATGAAAGAGGTAGAATCAGACAAAGAGATTTGTAAAATATACGGTAATGAAACTTAA